The stretch of DNA CGCATAATTGCCGCGGAACTGCCAATATTCGTCCACCGCGCGCGGGATCACGCCCATGTGCAGCGACTTCGCCTTCTTCGGCTCGCGATAGGCGTAGAAGGCCAGCGATTCCTCCGGGCCATAGGTCAGCCACTGTTCGAGGCTCAGCCCATTGCCCTTCGACTTCGAGATCTTCTCGCCATTCTCGTCGAGGAACATCTCGTAATTGAACCCTTCGGGCGGCCGCCCGCCGAGCACGCGCGCGATCTTCGACGACTGGGTGACCGAATCGATCAAGTCCTTGCCCGCCATCTCGTAGTCGACGCCGAGCGCGACCCAGCGCATCGCCCAGTCGACCTTCCACTGGAGCTTGGCCTTGCCGCCCAGAACGGACTGCGTGATACGCTGGCCCTCGTCTTCGAAGGCGATCAGCCCAGCCTCGGCATCGATCACTTCGATCGGCACCTGGAGCACGATGCCGCTGGTCGGCGAGATCGGCAGCACCGGCGAATAGGTCGCGCGGCGTTCGGCCCGCAGCGTCGGCAGCATCACGTCCTGGATGCCCTGGAAGTGACGAAGTACACCCTTCAACGCCTCGTCGAACCGCCCGCTCGTGTAATATTCGGTCGACGACGCGAACTCGTAGTCGAAGCCATAGCGATCGAGGAATTCGCGCAAAATCGCGTTGTTGTGTGCGGCGAAGCTCGAATGCGTCCCGAACGGATCGGGAATCTGCGTCAGCGGCTTGCCGAGATGCTCGCGTAGCATGTCGCCGTTCGGAACGTTGTCCGGCACTTTCCGCAAGCCGTCCATGTCGTCCGAAAACGCGATCAGTCGCGTCGGCGTGTCGCTCAGCGCATGGAAGGCGTTGCGCACCATCGTCGTGCGCAACACCTCGTTGAACGTGCCGATATGCGGCAGGCCCGACGGTCCGTAGCCCGTCTCGAACAGCACCGGGTCGCCCGACTTGCCGTTCGGATACCGCTTGAGGAGTTTGCGCGCCTCCTCGTACGGCCAAGCTTTGGACTCGAGGGCGGCTGCTTCGAGAGCAGGGGGGCGGAGGTCATCGGTCATAATGCATCGCGACTAGCGCGTGCATTCGTCTCCGTCACCCCCACTGCCGCGTGTGCCTATCAGCGGCAACGATCCTTCGCGGTGATCGTCCGGTCGACCGCGCGGCCCCCAAGCGCGCCCGCTGCACCGCCGGCCAGCGTGCCAAGCAAGCCGCCGCCAACCGCATTACCAAGCACCGCGCCGCCGACGCCGCCTGCGACCAAGCCGGTCGTGCCGCTCGAATGACGGCAACGCTTTGCGCGGTAGCGACGGTCATGCCCGCGATACTCACGCTTCGAACGTGCCTCGGCCTTGCCCGTGGGGATCACGGTGGCGGCCGGGATTGCGAGCGAGAGCGCGCTCAACGCCATGAGAAACTTCCGCATGATGATCGTCCCTGTTGATGTAGGTAAAGTTCGGTATCGAAGGAGCAGCAACGCACGTGGACCGTGCCGGTTGCGTAACGGCCGACGTGGATGAGTTTGCCGGGCGAGGGCGGTCTGCACGATTTTAGGTGGTGCAGCGCTGCAGGCTGAAACCACAGCATGTTTCCCCGCGAAGGCAGGGGTCCAGACTGGGTCCCATCTTCGGGGGAGAACAAGCAGCAAAAGGTTGCCCTTTCGTTCCCCGTCCCGCAAGGTCGCGCGGTGCTTCGCTATCCTGCCCTCCACGCCAGCCACGCCGGCATCTGGATCGCGAATGCGGACGGGGCGCGGCCGATCGGGCGAGGCGAGGCGATCCGGATCGCCGCCGACACGCCGGTCATCATGCTCAACGCGCCGCTCGTCGGGCAGCGCCTCGGCTATCCCGATCTGTCGGGGCTCGACCTGCTCGAACTCTACGCATTCCTCCGCCCCGCCCAATTCGCGGTGCCGACACCCAAGGGGATCGCGCGAGTTACTGGCCTGGACGTGCCGAGCGAGGATGCCGAGGTCGCGCCGTTCCTGCTGCGTGCGGCGGAAGCGATGCTGGCGCTCACCGATACGGACTGGCCCGAGCGCGAAGGTGCATGGACCGCGGCGCAATCGCTGTTCCGCCTGCGCTGGCCCTGGGCGCCCGTCGTCGCCGAGCGGCTGAAGAAACCGTCCGTCAACGAACGCTGGCTGTTCTCGTCGCTCCCCGAATGGGAGGAGCACGCGCCACGACCCGCCCCGCGTACCGTGACGATCGAGCCGGGCGATGCCGAGGCGCGGCTCGTCGACCTCACCGGCCACGGTGCGGAGGAACGCCCCGGCCAGCGCGCCTATGCCGGCGCCGCCACCGCCGCGTTCGCGCCGCGGGCGATGCGCGACACGCCCAATCTCGTCCTCGCCGAAGCCGGTACCGGGATCGGCAAGACGCTCGGCTACCTCGCCCCAGCCTCGCTCTGGGCGGAGAAGGCAGGCGGCGCGGTGTGGATCTCGACCTACACCAAGACGCTGCAACGCCAGCTCGGCCAGGAAACCGCGCGCCTCTATCCCGACGCCGCGATCCGCAAAGCCAAAGTTGTCACGCGCAAGGGCCGCGAGAATTACCTGTGCCTGCTCAACCTCGAGGACGCCCTCCAAGGCGGGTTCGCAGGCCGCGCGGCGATCCTCGCGCACCTCGTCGCGCGCTGGGCCGCGTACAGCGCGGACGGCGACATGGTCGGCGGCGACCTCCCCGGCTGGCTACCAACCCTGTTCCG from Sphingomonas faeni encodes:
- a CDS encoding lysine--tRNA ligase; amino-acid sequence: MTDDLRPPALEAAALESKAWPYEEARKLLKRYPNGKSGDPVLFETGYGPSGLPHIGTFNEVLRTTMVRNAFHALSDTPTRLIAFSDDMDGLRKVPDNVPNGDMLREHLGKPLTQIPDPFGTHSSFAAHNNAILREFLDRYGFDYEFASSTEYYTSGRFDEALKGVLRHFQGIQDVMLPTLRAERRATYSPVLPISPTSGIVLQVPIEVIDAEAGLIAFEDEGQRITQSVLGGKAKLQWKVDWAMRWVALGVDYEMAGKDLIDSVTQSSKIARVLGGRPPEGFNYEMFLDENGEKISKSKGNGLSLEQWLTYGPEESLAFYAYREPKKAKSLHMGVIPRAVDEYWQFRGNYAGQDLKQKLGNPVHHIHDGKLPTGELPVTFGLLLNLVGVMGDASKEQVWGYLANYVPDASAEKYPELDRLIGYALAYSRDFVAPTLKRRAPEGVEVAALERLDAELAALPAEASAEDIQNIVYEIGKTGGFENLRDWFKALYETLLGSEQGPRMGSFIALYGVENSRKLIAEALAR